A single window of Pseudomonadota bacterium DNA harbors:
- a CDS encoding glycosyltransferase family 2 protein: MINILLPMAGGTPYFDQAEYPFPKPLIEIGNTPIIQKAIQYLERISGDKRFIFLVQGDDCSKFHLDSVLKLLTDGQGVIIKMTKETRGAACSALMAIDHINNDEPLLIMNYDQIIEEDINTILSFFQDNQYDAGVVTFETIHPRWSYVRLDNAGNVVEAAEKRPISKNGIAGCYYFRKGSDFVDAVMKMIRKDSMVNGSFYVAPCLNEMVLANRKIGIYPIDIDSFHTFYTPQKIKEYEEKIRKA, encoded by the coding sequence ATGATAAATATATTGCTGCCCATGGCCGGCGGGACGCCATATTTTGACCAGGCGGAATATCCCTTTCCCAAGCCTTTGATTGAGATTGGCAATACGCCAATCATTCAGAAGGCGATTCAATATCTGGAAAGAATTTCAGGAGATAAAAGATTCATTTTTCTCGTACAGGGAGATGACTGCAGCAAGTTTCATCTCGATAGCGTCCTCAAGCTCCTCACCGACGGGCAGGGGGTTATTATCAAAATGACCAAGGAAACCAGGGGGGCGGCATGCAGCGCGCTCATGGCCATTGACCACATTAATAATGACGAGCCGCTGTTGATCATGAACTATGATCAGATAATCGAAGAGGATATCAACACCATCCTCTCATTTTTTCAGGACAACCAGTACGATGCCGGGGTGGTGACCTTTGAAACCATCCATCCCCGATGGTCCTATGTACGCCTTGATAATGCCGGAAATGTGGTTGAAGCTGCGGAAAAAAGGCCGATCAGCAAGAACGGCATTGCCGGTTGTTATTATTTTAGAAAAGGGTCTGATTTTGTTGATGCGGTGATGAAAATGATCAGGAAGGATTCCATGGTCAACGGCAGTTTCTATGTTGCGCCGTGTCTGAATGAGATGGTTCTGGCCAACCGGAAAATCGGCATTTACCCAATAGATATTGATTCATTTCATACCTTCTACACGCCGCAGAAGATCAAAGAATATGAAGAAAAAATTCGAAAAGCCTGA